A section of the Thauera chlorobenzoica genome encodes:
- a CDS encoding enoyl-CoA hydratase/isomerase family protein codes for MISLNIDGAVATATLCRPPVNAINDEWLDRFNEILDRVEANDEVGVLWIRSNQRVFCAGADLELIRTLFSTEAGRAQMIASTRRMQEAFARLERLPKVSVAEIGGAAMGGGFELALACDLRLVAEEASVGLPEARLGLLPAAGGTQRMTRICGEAVSRRLILGAELISGAQAVALGCAHRSAPAAELERLAREQVARLAELPAQALAACKRCIFAALDGSVDGYEVELEGSAALLAAPDTQARVQQFLARQK; via the coding sequence ATGATTTCCCTGAATATCGATGGAGCGGTCGCCACCGCTACGCTATGCCGCCCCCCGGTCAATGCCATCAACGATGAATGGCTCGATCGTTTCAATGAGATCCTGGACCGCGTCGAGGCCAATGACGAGGTCGGGGTGCTGTGGATTCGCAGCAATCAGCGTGTCTTCTGCGCCGGGGCCGATCTCGAGCTGATCCGGACGCTTTTTTCGACTGAAGCGGGGCGCGCGCAGATGATTGCCAGCACGCGGCGCATGCAGGAGGCTTTTGCACGGCTCGAACGCCTGCCGAAAGTGTCGGTCGCCGAAATCGGCGGCGCCGCGATGGGTGGTGGTTTCGAGCTCGCGCTGGCCTGCGACCTGCGTCTGGTCGCCGAGGAGGCCAGCGTCGGCCTTCCCGAAGCACGGCTCGGGCTGCTGCCTGCCGCCGGCGGCACTCAGCGCATGACCCGGATCTGCGGTGAAGCGGTGTCCCGCCGCCTGATCCTGGGGGCGGAGCTGATCAGCGGTGCACAGGCGGTGGCGCTCGGCTGTGCCCATCGCAGCGCGCCGGCGGCCGAACTCGAGCGCCTCGCCCGCGAGCAGGTCGCCCGCCTTGCGGAATTGCCGGCGCAGGCGCTGGCGGCCTGCAAGCGCTGCATTTTCGCGGCGCTCGACGGCAGCGTGGATGGTTACGAAGTCGAGCTCGAAGGCAGCGCCGCCTTGTTGGCCGCGCCGGATACCCAGGCGAGGGT
- a CDS encoding SDR family NAD(P)-dependent oxidoreductase: protein MRLEGKTAVVTGGASGIGRATAETLAAAGAHVVIGDLDQEKGAAVAAAIRESGRKADYFPLDATSLDSIGVFAKTVEEHGLEVDIVVNVAGWGKIQPFMENSPDFWRKVIDLNLLGPVAVTHAFLGGMIARGRGGKVITVASDAGRVGSTGETVYSGAKGGAIAFGKALAREMARYKINVNSICPGPTDTPLLAAVPEKHQEAFVKATPMRRLGKPSEIADAVLFFASSDSDFITGQVLSVSGGMTMVG from the coding sequence ATGCGACTTGAGGGCAAAACGGCAGTTGTCACCGGCGGCGCGTCCGGTATTGGTCGGGCGACGGCCGAAACGCTGGCTGCGGCCGGCGCACACGTAGTGATCGGCGACCTCGACCAGGAAAAAGGCGCAGCCGTCGCTGCAGCCATCCGCGAAAGCGGGCGCAAGGCCGACTATTTCCCGCTCGATGCCACCAGCCTCGATTCGATTGGGGTGTTCGCCAAGACCGTGGAAGAGCACGGGCTGGAAGTCGACATCGTGGTCAACGTCGCCGGCTGGGGGAAGATCCAGCCCTTCATGGAAAACAGTCCCGATTTCTGGCGCAAGGTCATCGACCTCAACCTGCTCGGGCCGGTCGCCGTCACCCACGCCTTCCTGGGTGGCATGATCGCCCGCGGCCGGGGCGGCAAGGTCATCACCGTGGCGAGCGACGCCGGCCGTGTCGGCAGCACCGGCGAAACGGTGTATTCGGGCGCCAAGGGCGGTGCGATCGCCTTCGGCAAGGCGCTGGCCCGCGAGATGGCGCGCTACAAGATCAACGTCAACAGCATCTGCCCCGGCCCCACCGACACCCCGCTGCTCGCCGCCGTGCCTGAAAAGCACCAGGAAGCCTTCGTCAAGGCGACGCCGATGCGCCGCCTCGGCAAGCCGTCCGAAATCGCCGATGCGGTGCTGTTCTTCGCCAGCAGCGACTCCGATTTCATCACCGGCCAGGTGCTGAGCGTCAGCGGCGGCATGACCATGGTTGGCTGA
- a CDS encoding enoyl-CoA hydratase family protein, whose product MYKLKAADWHPEHFKLEVANRVATITLNRPDRKNPLTFESYAELRDTFHKFQYVDDVRSIVITGAGGNFCSGGDVHDIIGPLTKMDMNGLLTFTRMTGNLVKEMRTCPQPIISAIDGICAGAGAIVSMASDMRYATPDAKTAFLFVRVGLAGCDMGACAILPRIIGHGRASELLYTGRVMSAQEGQAWGYFNDLVAPDQVLAKAQEMALSLANGPAFAHAMTKKCLHQEWDMSIEQALETEAEAQAICMQTQDFTRAYNAFVAKQKPVFEGD is encoded by the coding sequence ATGTACAAGCTGAAAGCCGCCGACTGGCACCCCGAACACTTCAAGCTCGAAGTCGCCAACCGCGTCGCCACCATCACCCTGAACCGCCCCGACCGCAAGAATCCGCTCACGTTCGAAAGCTACGCCGAACTGCGCGACACCTTCCACAAGTTCCAGTACGTCGATGACGTGCGCTCGATCGTGATCACCGGTGCCGGCGGCAACTTCTGCTCCGGCGGCGACGTGCACGACATCATCGGCCCGCTCACCAAGATGGACATGAACGGGCTGCTCACCTTCACCCGCATGACCGGAAACCTGGTGAAGGAAATGCGCACCTGCCCGCAGCCGATCATCTCCGCCATCGACGGCATCTGCGCCGGCGCCGGAGCGATCGTGTCGATGGCCTCCGACATGCGCTACGCCACGCCCGACGCCAAGACCGCGTTCCTGTTCGTGCGCGTCGGCCTCGCTGGCTGCGACATGGGTGCGTGCGCGATCCTGCCGCGCATCATCGGCCATGGCCGCGCCTCCGAACTGCTGTACACCGGCCGCGTCATGAGCGCCCAGGAAGGTCAGGCGTGGGGCTATTTCAACGACCTCGTCGCCCCCGACCAGGTCCTCGCCAAGGCCCAGGAAATGGCCCTGTCGCTGGCCAACGGCCCGGCCTTCGCCCATGCCATGACCAAGAAGTGCCTGCACCAGGAATGGGACATGAGCATCGAGCAGGCGCTCGAGACGGAAGCCGAAGCCCAGGCCATCTGCATGCAGACGCAGGACTTCACCCGCGCCTACAACGCCTTCGTGGCCAAGCAGAAGCCGGTTTTCGAAGGCGACTGA
- a CDS encoding SDR family NAD(P)-dependent oxidoreductase, with protein sequence MTHSRALSGKHAVITGGGRGIGAAIAHSLAEQGAAVTLMGRTLPRLEQQAEELRAFSQVHCEAVDVAQADSVAAAFAAAQARLGPVDILVNNAGQALSAPFVKTDPALWQQMLDVNLTGVFLGTRAVLPGMLAAGWGRVINITSTAGQKGYPYVSAYCAAKHGVIGLTRALALETARKNVTVNAVCPGYTDTDIVRDSVSNIQAKTGRSEAEALAELTRFNPQGRLVRPQEVANAVLWLCLPGSEAITGQSISVAGGEVM encoded by the coding sequence ATGACGCATAGTCGCGCACTTTCCGGAAAACACGCGGTGATCACCGGTGGCGGCCGTGGGATCGGTGCGGCCATCGCCCACAGCCTGGCGGAACAGGGCGCCGCCGTCACCCTGATGGGACGAACCCTGCCCCGGCTGGAACAGCAGGCAGAAGAACTACGTGCGTTCAGCCAGGTGCACTGCGAAGCCGTCGACGTCGCCCAGGCCGATTCGGTCGCAGCCGCCTTTGCCGCAGCGCAGGCACGCCTCGGCCCGGTCGACATCCTGGTCAACAACGCCGGCCAGGCGCTCAGTGCGCCGTTCGTGAAGACCGACCCCGCACTCTGGCAACAGATGCTCGACGTCAATCTGACCGGCGTCTTTCTCGGCACCCGGGCGGTCCTGCCCGGAATGCTCGCCGCCGGCTGGGGGCGCGTGATCAACATCACCAGCACCGCGGGACAGAAAGGCTACCCTTACGTCAGTGCCTACTGTGCCGCCAAACACGGCGTGATCGGCCTGACCCGGGCCCTGGCCCTGGAGACGGCGCGGAAGAACGTCACCGTCAATGCCGTCTGCCCCGGCTATACCGACACCGACATCGTCCGCGACTCGGTCTCGAACATTCAGGCCAAAACCGGGCGCAGCGAGGCCGAAGCGCTGGCCGAACTGACCCGCTTCAACCCCCAGGGCCGCCTGGTCCGGCCCCAGGAGGTCGCCAACGCGGTCCTCTGGCTGTGCCTGCCGGGCTCGGAGGCGATCACCGGCCAGTCGATCTCGGTCGCCGGCGGCGAAGTGATGTGA
- a CDS encoding acyl-CoA dehydrogenase family protein, producing the protein MSEKSYLEWPFFEDRHRKLEAELDSWATNNISEHHGELDSACRELVAKLGAAGWLRYCVGGTAYGGEHETIDTRSICLLRETLARHSGLADFAFGMQGLGSGAITLHGSDAQKREYLPRVASGQALAAFALSEPGSGSDVAAMACSARLDGEYYVLDGEKSWISNGGIADFYVVFARTGEAPGARGLSAFIVDADTPGLEIAERIEVIAPHPLARLRFTDCRVHKSAMLGTPGLGFKVAMQTLDIFRTSVAAAALGFSRRALDEALRRATTREMFQQKLADFQITQVKLAQMATSVDISALLTYRAAWRRDQGHKVTREAAMAKMTATESAQQVIDSAVQIWGGCGVVSNHPVELLYREIRALRIYEGATEVQQLIIARQTLTAYEDS; encoded by the coding sequence GTGAGCGAAAAATCCTATCTCGAGTGGCCTTTCTTCGAAGATCGCCACCGCAAGCTGGAAGCCGAGCTCGACAGCTGGGCCACGAACAACATCAGCGAGCACCACGGTGAGCTCGACTCCGCCTGCCGCGAGCTGGTCGCCAAGCTCGGCGCCGCCGGCTGGCTGCGCTACTGCGTCGGCGGCACCGCCTACGGCGGCGAGCACGAAACCATCGATACGCGCTCGATCTGCCTGCTGCGCGAAACCCTGGCTCGGCACTCGGGCCTCGCCGACTTCGCCTTCGGCATGCAAGGCCTGGGCTCGGGAGCGATCACCTTGCACGGCAGCGACGCCCAGAAGCGCGAATATCTGCCCCGCGTCGCCAGCGGCCAGGCCCTTGCCGCTTTCGCCCTGTCCGAGCCGGGCTCCGGCTCCGATGTCGCGGCGATGGCTTGCAGCGCGCGCCTGGACGGCGAGTATTACGTCCTCGACGGCGAGAAGAGCTGGATCTCCAACGGCGGCATCGCCGACTTCTACGTCGTGTTCGCCCGCACCGGCGAAGCGCCCGGCGCACGCGGCCTGTCCGCATTCATCGTCGATGCCGACACCCCGGGGCTGGAAATCGCCGAGCGCATCGAAGTGATCGCCCCCCACCCTCTGGCCCGCCTGCGCTTTACCGATTGCCGGGTGCACAAGTCGGCCATGCTCGGCACTCCCGGCCTCGGCTTCAAGGTGGCGATGCAGACGCTCGACATCTTCCGCACGTCGGTCGCCGCGGCCGCGCTCGGCTTTTCGCGCCGTGCCCTGGACGAGGCGCTGCGCCGCGCCACCACCCGCGAGATGTTCCAGCAAAAACTCGCCGACTTCCAGATCACCCAGGTCAAGCTCGCGCAGATGGCGACCAGCGTGGACATTTCCGCCCTGCTCACCTACCGCGCCGCCTGGCGCCGCGACCAGGGCCACAAGGTAACCCGCGAGGCGGCGATGGCGAAGATGACGGCGACCGAAAGCGCCCAGCAGGTGATCGACTCCGCAGTCCAGATCTGGGGCGGTTGCGGGGTGGTCAGCAACCACCCGGTCGAACTCCTGTACCGCGAAATCCGCGCCCTGCGCATCTACGAAGGGGCAACCGAGGTGCAGCAGCTGATCATCGCCCGCCAGACCCTCACCGCCTACGAGGACAGCTGA
- a CDS encoding benzoate-CoA ligase family protein → MSEQLQPQQSMNAADEIIGRPLAQGLGEQTAMLCAERSISYRELNAATNRHGNALRAHGVGKGDRVLFLMDDSPELVAAYLGTLRIGAVGVALNVRLAPRDVLYVIQDSACRLLYVDAEFLHLYQQIASELEQPPQVVVRGDEAPAPAIAFERFLDGQAATLESVQVAPDDVAYWLYSSGTTGRPKAVMHAHRSVLIADRLEREYFGIQPGDRVFTTSKMFFGWSLGHSLMGGLQCGATVIVAPGWPDAERVMATAARHRPTILFSTPVMYRNLLREGAGESAAMRDIRHFVSAGEKLPENIGQQWLDTFGIPITEGIGASETVFLFLCARPDAYRIGSCGKRVPWAEVRLLDESGKEITTPDTPGLIAIRMASQFVGYWKLPETTDKALRDGWYYPGDMFSFDADGFWYHSGRADDMLKISGQWVSPGEIESCASAVPGIAEAVVVAVPNDDGLTRLTLFVVPEDPSASQQKLSEAVMTTLRSTLSIYKCPRTVQFLEELPRTATGKVQKYRLRDMLQATL, encoded by the coding sequence ATGTCTGAACAACTGCAGCCGCAACAAAGCATGAACGCCGCCGACGAGATCATCGGCCGCCCCCTGGCGCAGGGCCTCGGTGAACAAACCGCGATGCTGTGCGCAGAGCGCTCGATCAGCTACCGCGAGCTCAACGCCGCGACCAACCGTCACGGCAACGCCCTCCGCGCCCATGGCGTCGGCAAGGGCGATCGCGTCCTCTTCCTGATGGACGACTCTCCCGAACTGGTTGCGGCCTACCTGGGCACGCTGCGCATCGGTGCGGTCGGGGTCGCGCTCAACGTACGCCTCGCCCCGCGTGACGTCCTCTACGTGATCCAGGACAGCGCCTGCCGCCTGCTCTATGTCGACGCCGAGTTCCTCCACCTCTACCAGCAGATCGCCAGCGAGCTCGAGCAGCCGCCGCAGGTCGTGGTCCGCGGCGACGAAGCCCCCGCTCCGGCCATCGCCTTCGAGCGCTTCCTCGATGGCCAGGCCGCCACCCTGGAGTCCGTCCAGGTCGCGCCGGACGACGTCGCCTACTGGCTGTATTCGTCCGGCACCACCGGGCGCCCGAAAGCGGTCATGCACGCCCATCGTTCGGTGCTGATCGCCGACCGTCTGGAACGCGAGTATTTCGGCATCCAGCCCGGCGACCGGGTATTCACCACCTCGAAGATGTTCTTCGGCTGGTCGCTCGGCCATTCCCTGATGGGCGGCCTGCAGTGTGGCGCCACCGTCATCGTCGCCCCCGGATGGCCCGATGCCGAGCGCGTCATGGCCACCGCTGCGCGCCACCGGCCGACGATCCTGTTCAGCACCCCGGTGATGTACCGCAACCTGCTGCGCGAGGGGGCGGGTGAATCGGCAGCCATGCGCGACATCCGCCACTTCGTCTCGGCCGGGGAAAAACTGCCGGAGAATATCGGCCAGCAATGGCTCGACACTTTCGGCATCCCCATCACCGAAGGCATCGGCGCCTCGGAAACCGTATTCCTGTTCCTGTGCGCCCGCCCCGATGCGTACCGCATCGGCTCCTGCGGCAAGCGCGTCCCCTGGGCGGAAGTCCGCTTGCTCGACGAGTCTGGCAAAGAGATCACCACCCCCGACACGCCGGGCCTGATCGCCATCCGCATGGCATCGCAGTTCGTCGGCTACTGGAAGCTCCCCGAGACCACCGACAAAGCCCTCCGCGACGGCTGGTACTACCCGGGCGACATGTTCAGCTTCGACGCCGACGGGTTCTGGTACCACAGCGGCCGTGCCGACGACATGCTCAAGATTTCCGGCCAATGGGTCAGCCCGGGGGAAATCGAAAGCTGCGCATCGGCCGTGCCGGGCATCGCCGAAGCGGTGGTCGTCGCCGTTCCCAACGACGACGGTCTGACCCGGCTGACCCTGTTCGTCGTCCCCGAGGATCCGTCGGCGAGCCAGCAGAAGCTGAGCGAAGCGGTGATGACGACCCTGCGCAGCACGCTGTCGATCTACAAGTGTCCACGCACGGTCCAGTTCCTCGAAGAGCTGCCACGCACGGCCACCGGCAAGGTGCAGAAATATCGGCTGCGCGACATGCTGCAGGCGACCCTCTGA
- a CDS encoding enoyl-CoA hydratase, whose protein sequence is MSVVLVEQPTPDVAVVRLNRPDARNALNQEIRSALAEHFDHLGQAAEVRCIVLTGGERCFAAGADIRAMADAGAIEIMLRQTQRLWQAIAACPKPVIAAVNGYAWGGGCELAMHADIIIAGEGASFCQPEVKVGIMPGAGGTQRLTRAVGKFQAMKMVLTGLPVSAREALTMGLASEVVADDAVQARALELARHIATLPPLAIAQIKEVLLAGQDASLDTALMLERKAFQLLFASADQKEGMHAFLEKRPPVFRGG, encoded by the coding sequence ATGAGCGTAGTACTGGTCGAGCAGCCGACACCCGATGTCGCCGTCGTCCGCCTGAACCGCCCCGACGCCCGCAACGCCCTCAACCAGGAAATCCGCAGCGCACTGGCCGAACACTTCGACCACCTCGGCCAGGCGGCTGAAGTGCGCTGTATCGTCCTCACCGGCGGCGAGCGCTGCTTCGCCGCCGGCGCCGACATCCGCGCGATGGCCGATGCCGGCGCGATCGAGATCATGCTGCGTCAGACCCAGCGCCTGTGGCAGGCCATCGCGGCCTGCCCGAAACCGGTCATCGCCGCGGTCAACGGCTATGCCTGGGGCGGCGGCTGCGAACTCGCGATGCACGCCGACATCATCATCGCCGGAGAAGGCGCGAGCTTCTGCCAGCCCGAAGTCAAGGTCGGGATCATGCCCGGCGCCGGCGGCACCCAGCGCCTGACCCGCGCCGTGGGCAAGTTCCAGGCGATGAAAATGGTCCTCACCGGCCTCCCGGTGAGCGCGCGCGAAGCCCTGACGATGGGCCTGGCCAGCGAGGTGGTGGCCGACGACGCGGTGCAGGCGCGCGCGCTCGAGCTGGCCCGCCACATCGCCACCCTGCCTCCGCTGGCGATCGCACAGATCAAGGAGGTCCTCCTCGCCGGCCAGGACGCCTCGCTCGACACCGCCCTGATGCTCGAGCGCAAGGCGTTCCAGCTGCTGTTCGCGAGCGCGGACCAGAAAGAAGGGATGCACGCATTCCTGGAAAAACGTCCCCCGGTGTTCCGCGGCGGCTGA
- a CDS encoding TRAP transporter substrate-binding protein, protein MKGKHLSAALVTTAAALFTTTATAQEVILKVSHMWPTTALGHQQLVPWCDKIAAESNNRMKCQIYPAMQIGGTPTQVFQQVADGIADIGWTLPGYNSGRFPSVEVFELPFMSHKAETTSRALWEYYEKYGQKDFAQVKPLAFHVHDNGQAHNSKRPIQTMDDFKGLKVRAPTRLTNKMLAEMGASPVGMPMPAVVEAVSKGVIDGYLLPWEIVPTMKLHELTRYHSETAATEPALYSAVFVMAMNKAKYDSLPADLKRVIDANSGIELSARLGRAWDESATTSREVAVKNGNQFNTIPASETTKWRTIGDKIAAEWVAEVTAKGYPGQAMLDEARSLLEKHRAQ, encoded by the coding sequence ATGAAAGGAAAGCACCTGAGCGCAGCGCTGGTCACGACAGCAGCAGCGCTATTCACGACGACGGCGACGGCCCAGGAAGTTATCTTGAAAGTGTCACACATGTGGCCGACGACTGCGCTCGGACACCAGCAGCTGGTGCCCTGGTGCGACAAGATTGCAGCCGAGTCGAACAACCGCATGAAGTGCCAGATCTACCCGGCGATGCAGATCGGCGGCACCCCGACCCAGGTGTTCCAGCAAGTCGCCGACGGCATTGCCGACATCGGCTGGACCCTGCCCGGCTACAATTCGGGCCGCTTCCCCTCGGTCGAAGTGTTCGAACTGCCCTTCATGTCCCACAAGGCGGAAACGACCAGCCGGGCGCTGTGGGAATACTATGAAAAATATGGGCAAAAGGACTTTGCCCAGGTCAAGCCGCTGGCCTTCCATGTCCATGACAATGGACAGGCCCACAACAGCAAGCGGCCGATCCAGACGATGGACGATTTCAAAGGCCTGAAGGTGCGCGCGCCGACCCGTCTGACCAACAAGATGCTGGCCGAGATGGGCGCCTCACCGGTCGGCATGCCGATGCCGGCGGTGGTCGAGGCGGTCTCCAAAGGCGTCATCGACGGCTATCTTCTGCCGTGGGAAATCGTTCCGACGATGAAGCTGCACGAGCTGACCCGCTATCATTCCGAGACGGCTGCGACCGAACCGGCACTGTACTCGGCAGTATTCGTGATGGCGATGAACAAGGCCAAGTACGACAGCCTGCCGGCCGATCTGAAGCGGGTCATCGACGCCAACTCGGGGATTGAACTTTCGGCTCGCCTGGGCCGCGCGTGGGACGAATCGGCCACTACTTCACGCGAAGTCGCGGTCAAGAACGGCAATCAGTTCAATACCATCCCCGCATCGGAAACCACCAAGTGGCGCACCATCGGCGATAAGATTGCGGCGGAATGGGTCGCAGAAGTAACGGCCAAGGGCTATCCAGGCCAGGCCATGCTGGACGAAGCACGCAGTCTGCTCGAAAAACATCGGGCACAATAA
- a CDS encoding acyl-CoA thioesterase codes for MHPNTAFEKNHLIRFHHCDPAGIVFYPEYLVIIDELIEDWFIEGMDMSFADLHMNERIGVPAARIEVDFIAPSKIGDILCLSLLVTRLGNKSFTLMVEGRVGEQVRMRAILVRVVAGLDGLHGITIPPALRNQLRRFLAADGVDLLETQQA; via the coding sequence ATGCACCCCAACACCGCGTTCGAAAAAAACCACCTGATCCGCTTCCACCACTGCGACCCCGCCGGCATCGTCTTTTACCCCGAATACCTGGTCATCATCGACGAGCTGATCGAGGACTGGTTCATCGAAGGCATGGACATGAGCTTCGCCGACCTGCACATGAACGAGCGCATCGGCGTCCCCGCAGCACGTATCGAGGTCGACTTCATCGCTCCGAGCAAGATCGGCGACATCCTGTGCCTGAGCCTGCTCGTCACCCGCCTCGGCAACAAGTCGTTTACGCTCATGGTCGAAGGCAGGGTCGGCGAACAGGTGCGGATGCGCGCCATCCTGGTGCGCGTGGTCGCCGGACTCGACGGCCTGCACGGCATCACCATCCCGCCGGCGCTGCGCAACCAGCTGCGCCGCTTCCTCGCCGCCGACGGCGTAGACCTGCTCGAAACACAGCAGGCCTGA